The Pseudophryne corroboree isolate aPseCor3 chromosome 12, aPseCor3.hap2, whole genome shotgun sequence genomic sequence gactggtggtggtggtggtggtggtggtggtggtggtggtggtgtaggaAATGTTTTCTTAGCATACAGAAGGCCCCTTGCTACTGATTGAGCATTGTTTAAATGCCACGGCCTACCTGAATATTGTTGCTCACTATGTGTATCCCTTTATGTCCATAGTATTACCATATATTAATGGCTACTTCAAGCTAGGAATGGCCATCAGTGGTAACATTGATGCTTAACCTAGATGGTATTAACCCATCGGCGGAGGAAACATCAATAGTTTCATCCACTGATAGTCATCCCTGCTCTTTTACTCACTAGCCTGAAAGCCAGTCAGGGATGGGTTGGGGTTTCACTGGttgtgtcagggggcggagctaggcTCTGTGTCCTGGCaccaaattgggggggggggggacattgggGGTCTCTGTACCAATGATGGTGCAGAACTATCTGCTCTCTGCCATCGATGGAAAAGCCAACTGCCATCTGTGGTTAACCAATGACTTTGTAACCATCGATAGTCGATGGCCAACATTACGTCAAGCAAGATAatgcacagtgggcctgattcagatgtggttggagtagctatcgctacatggaagcagcagtgatagctcttatggtaatgcagcaggaggtgacaTGCCTAGGATGCAGCATCATCTGCAACACCATCAGTCAGCTGCATGGGTCTCACACAAGCTGGTACCTGCAGATCCAACGAAGATCCTGATCTCATCCCTCCCCCATAATGGTGATGACAACCCTGTTTTGGGAAATGAAGGCCATTGCTGCCTCAATCACGGACAGTCTGGCTCCTGATCTGCTCCCGATGTCACAGACCCATATTTCACATGTGCAGCACGGGTctggcgcatgcgcaaagtaccaatcaTGCACTGCTAATCCATCTGGACCTTAATTAGTCCCCATTTCAAATTGGTTCCGTGGACATGACAATGAGTTCAGTGTACTACAATAGCCTACATAGTCACTAGCTCATAATCCAAAAGAGCACATTGGGAAAGTGATGAAAAATATGCAGCATGAATCTGCAGACAACAAATCTGTAGTGATTGTGTTACTCTGTCATGTTAGATGGACCAGGAACTTTAACGGATGTTTTCAGTACCTCGTTGAAACCATGCCACAAAGAATTCAGACTATCCCGGAGGTGTAGGTGGGTGCTACCAAGTATTAAAATGGTGTGCAgcaactgtatatgtgtatattttctATATATCTATCTAAAAAGGTGTATTATATATGTCCCCCtaatgcagtgttggactggggcatgaagggcccaccgggggaattaagtttaggggcccatgtttaggggtgtggtcattcCAGTGGGGGTGTTACCAGTTGCCacaaaggcttggctaaccattagtgagtgcatggtatgggccccttgataaatttatattgttaatactgctagtgcatgaataataatgtaccagagtaataacagcaatgcactgtagaagatacaccatagtcctgtgcagtataaggtaccaTATGTATaattataattcaaatgcacagtctggaacctgatctgtgGAGGAGGAGGTGGgtcccctcaggcagtggggcccaccgggggtttcccctgttcccctgtggtccagtccaaccctgccctaATGGATTTAGCATAATTGTAATACTGACTGGGAAGCTGCCTAATAACAGGGAGGCTCACATAAGGCTGGTGGTTTTCATTTCCCAACAAATTCCAGTGTCAGCTGCATCTAAAAATAAAACATCATGACATCGGCTGAGCTCCAGAGAGCAActaggcagtagccaagtcagagaGGAGAATTACTATTAGCAGGATGAAGACACTGAGATTTATCGGCACTGAAGCCTTTATATCAAACCAGGAATATGCCAAGAAAAACATCAGCCATGTGGCCCATAATCTTTACCCACTCTTACTCAAGGCATGTTACCTGCATGAGAAGGAAGACTTAATTGTCATATTACTGGAAAACTGGCCATTGCCAGATTTTAACTTTGGACAACTACTGGGCAAATCACTGGACTGTCCAGAGGATATCAGCCACTGGGCGTGCCAACGTAGTTTGACAGCTTGTCTAAAGGGATTGAAAAACTATGTATTAAATTGCTCCACAACTTACTCCAAAAGACTTACAGTTGTGGATTTGACAGCTATACAAGATATTGAATTTCAACCTTGTAAATGTAAGAAGACATTGGGAAGATGGGCACGAACGGAAATGATTGCCCAGCTCTGCTTCGATCTTCTCACCGACATGCAAGCTCTTGACTTCCTACCCTCTGTATTTGATGTTCATATTGATGTCCTCTTGAACCTGTTTGTTACTGAGAAGAACTATGAGCTTGTGGTACAAGCTTTGCTGATGAGATGTCACTGCCCATTAAAGATaagatgcattgattttagagcagaCAGTTTGGCGTTAAGAAAGCTCTTTTACATATTAAGACTTGCTGAGCCCACATCTATACACAAACTAGAGATAGTTCACAATGTTCGCTTAGAACTTCCTCATGTTGAAGTACTTCTAAACAACCTCACTTTCCCACAACTGAGGTCACTTACCTTGCCAGCAAAGACTTTCAATGTGACGTATTACACAGCAGAAGATGACGCTGTCTTATCTGTCATTGGAGAGAAACTAAGCAACATGGAGTATCTGACAGAACTGAGTCTCTCGTTTTCTACTCTCACAGGAAGGCTCAGGAAGCTGCTgaggtaaattattattattactattattattattataataaattaaCCAGTCTGCTAAAAATACATCAtgactgagggggttattcaggttgcatcactAATCAATGCAACGCAATAACCCCGGTGGTGGTGTCCTGCACGTGCAGTTAATGCAATTGCGTCGCATtaactgtgaacgcctctgcctgattgacaggcagaggcgtttgctgggcggtgaCCGAGTGTTTTCAGGGTGGCATCAGGGGAACGGGCATGTCAGCTGCATTTTTTGGGGGGCGGCTGCATGGCGGgactcctgccgtcgcagccaggtTGCGCCGGCAGGAAACGTCCAGTGTCTGCGACCACACTGTAAGTGCGGCACGATCGCAGAGGACAGGCGGTGGCAAAAATGCTGggtcggccttgccctgcgatgggcgtccCCGCCCTGCGATGGGCGTCCCCAGCATGCGAATAAAAGTATTGCAGTTTCTGCTTTTTAGTTGTAAAAATGAGTAGTGCAATACTGAATATTTCATACTAAGTGGTCAGTCCAATTAGCAGCAAAAGTGGCGAGTAGCTGTTGCAATGGCGTGGAAACTCCAGTAACAGCACCGCAATTTGCCCCCATCGTGGCCAGATCTCACCCCAGACTAATagatttttgtatgcagccctatgTGGCTGCGCATAAAAATCTGCGAGTGCGTCATACAGCCTCACTTTCTCAGGCCACAAATTAAGTTGCGGCTAGTTGGATCAGACCCTAAGGATGCAATTAATCCATAGCTTACTCTTAAGATGAATATCCTTTTCTGTATAAAAATTAAATTTGCATATAAAATTTGAGTTGAATGCCTTGAGCATTAAAATCCTATCGTTATTTGTAGATCTGGAGAGCATTAATGTTATTGGCTCATTAAAGTCACTGAGAAATCAGGATCCAGATTTGACTAACAGTATCCTCAGTATTTGATTAAACCaaaatttttctaaaaattcttaCAATTTCACCAAATGAGGAACCAAATCTTGGATCCAGTGCATGACTGTTATACACTGAACTGCTAGTACTGTTTTTGACATTTAACTTTTGAGCAAGAGTTCCAGTTTTACCACATGTAACAAGGCCTAATACCTTAAAAACAAGAGAAAGGGCCCGATGCTAATTTGCTTGCAGGTCCGACTGTGGCCGCATTCTGAATGCGACTGGACTGCAAATGCCATACTAATGCGACCATATGCACATGAAATGTTTACACATGCCCCCTTCCCATTTATGAAAGCTGCTGTCATTAGAGGAGGAACTCCCAGAGACAACTGAGTCAATTGCTGTCGTCTGGCACCTGGCTCCTTCATTGTCCTTTCTGCTTTAATAGGGGAGCCATGAAGTGGAAGAGAAGCGCCAATCAGCATACGCGCAGTGCTCCCCCTCTGTGACCCAGACTCAGTGCTCACCAGGCTGTGCTGTATGTGGTCATGTATGTCAAATGACAGCCAGCTGGCAGAGGGTGACGCACTGAAGAAGGGAGTTGGGAGAGCAGAAGGTGCAGCAGTTGGCACTGACATTACAAAATAAATGGAAACAGGAATAGGTTATTATAAAATACCGTGCGCCAATACTGGCTGCCCTTGAGTTCAAGATGGATGGAAAAGTGTCACCCAACACTTCAGTTATCAAGACAACGAGGAGATACCATTTGAATCCCGGGGcgctcagaaaaaaaaacaaataaaataaatactcATAGTGTATTAAGTATAGAAAAGACCAAATGACAAAAGTTTTTTAGTGCGTCTTGTACCTAAAATGTTGGTCTACTGTTTTTAGGAGTAGACATTCAAGCTTTTTGTGGGAGCTGGGTTCTCACCAGTGTCGGTTCCTAAAACCTTTGACTCCTCCTCCAGAACACGATACCCAAAAGAGAGAAATAATAGCCTCCGATGGTGTAACACTTTTTAATCACTGCTTAAAACATATAATAATAAATGGGGAATGGATGGTCTCTCACCCTTAGATGTGGTCTACAGACAAACAGTAGACAAAACAGCAAGTTTAAAAGATGGTATATCCGGGCGTCCCCAAAAACAGCTGTACACCTCCACGGGTGATGTCCCAATCGTCTTCCCCACAACGAGCGAATCCtcctgccaacgcgtttcgacacacACGGTGTCTTCCTCAAGGCATCCATTCCCCATTTGTTATTATATGTTTTAAGCAGTGATTAAAAAGTGTTACACCATCGGAGGCTATTATTTCTCTCTTTTGGGTATCGTGTTCTGGAGGAGGAGTCAAAGGTTTTAGGAACTGACACTGGTGAGAACCCAGCTCCCACAAAAAGCTTGAATGTCTACTCCTAAAAACAGTAGACCAACATTTTAGGTACAAGACGCACTAAAAAACTTTTGTCATTTGGTCTTTTCTATACTTAATACACTATgagtatttattttatttgttttttctgAGCGCCCCGGGATTCAAATGGTATCTCCTCGTTGTCATTACAAAATAAATGGTATGACCCAAAATGGGGGGTGGGGGATGATGTCACACACAGGGTAAGGGAGGGAAGCATAGCTCACACAGGGGATGCGGAACATGGCTCACACAGTTGAAGGGGTGATTTCACTCACAGTGGAAGGGTTGGGGATATTGCTCACACAGGCTTTGGGAAAGGGGTACATGGCTCACGCAGGAGGAAGGGGTGATATCACTCACACAAGGGAAGACGGTGGACATGGCTCACAGAGGGGGAAGGGGTGATGTCACTCATACAGGAATGGGAATGGCTCTCACAGTGGGAAGGAATGggccatggctcacacaggggcacCTAGTTATAATAAAAGGGAGAGACACGCCAAGCAGCCATGTGGAATACGCCACATCCTGAGGCTTGGACACAGTGTGATCACTGACATTGTAAGTTTTGATTTTCCTATTTTTTAATCTGGGAGGGACATTTATCATCATTATCTTTGGCACTTACACCTACcccatgttaagtgcaggagctctttctgactttgacatccagAATGTATATGCACTACTAGTGAGTATCTCTGGCTGTACACACATGGTACAGTTCTCTTGCGTGCGGTTACCTTGTCGCCACCCAGTTGTAACCTAGAAATGCCCATTTAGTGTCTACAGCGAAATGGCTGTGAGATGCATAGGACACTGAAACGCGCGTTCGTCGGCAAAGATGTGTATGCCACCCAGGACACATGCAGCATGCAAAAAATAGCTATAGTATTTAACATATATACACTAAAttctatttctctagcatccataacagatattggggaattagtacgatagggtatagacggggtccaaaggagccggtgcactttaaatttcttcaactgggtatgctggctcctccc encodes the following:
- the LRRC14B gene encoding leucine-rich repeat-containing protein 14B, which translates into the protein MKTLRFIGTEAFISNQEYAKKNISHVAHNLYPLLLKACYLHEKEDLIVILLENWPLPDFNFGQLLGKSLDCPEDISHWACQRSLTACLKGLKNYVLNCSTTYSKRLTVVDLTAIQDIEFQPCKCKKTLGRWARTEMIAQLCFDLLTDMQALDFLPSVFDVHIDVLLNLFVTEKNYELVVQALLMRCHCPLKIRCIDFRADSLALRKLFYILRLAEPTSIHKLEIVHNVRLELPHVEVLLNNLTFPQLRSLTLPAKTFNVTYYTAEDDAVLSVIGEKLSNMEYLTELSLSFSTLTGRLRKLLSPLKTPLKVLELSNCDLSNVDMAYLANSLHADHLELLDLSGHKVAELFPSTFLKLLYKASYSLNTLVLEECDIGDMNIHFMEMGLIHCVKLENYKFTGNPLTSIALRRIFRVLAKLPSLKYIEFPVPQDCYPPDVSYPLDEITLTKFDHHKYDNVKESLCRILRQAAREDISAVTPLFGTYDSAIEETSSELGVCLLTSFKDALQSFTSSLQKL